The Amycolatopsis sp. 195334CR genome window below encodes:
- a CDS encoding glutaredoxin domain-containing protein: MSEPIVYGAGWCPDVRRSRAFLDREGVAYRYVDVEADAEAEAAVRALQDGARRIPTIVFDDGTFLVEPTDEALSAHLSR; this comes from the coding sequence GTGTCTGAACCGATCGTCTACGGGGCCGGTTGGTGCCCCGATGTGCGCCGCAGCCGGGCGTTCCTCGACCGCGAGGGCGTCGCCTACCGGTACGTCGACGTGGAAGCCGATGCCGAAGCGGAAGCCGCCGTCCGCGCGCTGCAGGACGGTGCCCGCCGCATTCCCACCATCGTCTTCGACGACGGCACCTTCCTGGTCGAACCCACGGACGAGGCCCTCTCCGCCCACCTGAGCCGGTAA
- a CDS encoding ornithine cyclodeaminase family protein — MTSVWLRYLNAADIDSLGVTGADIVGAVEDVLVDHGHDRVVFEPRTHLVPDNGGKGHFNVLRGHLSSQQVSGVKVVGDFVTNFERGLPSEMALILLLDPDTGMPKAIVDGTMITDARTGAMTAVGAKYLARRDSRVLGHIGARGTAWWNVVLLDSLFDFAEIRVTSKRPESREAFGAKLSEHLGKPVRVLDNAADTLDGADIMVEASRLVEPEALVRKEFLRPGSFLVPYGTISALELDLLDAIDKVVVDNWRESRSGNPKFGALRPQLNAGLLTEDRVHAEIGEVVAGKRPGREGDDERILFWHRGLSTTDLSVANMILKRAEAADVGTMLPYR; from the coding sequence GTGACCTCGGTCTGGCTGCGGTACCTCAACGCCGCCGATATCGACTCCCTCGGCGTGACCGGCGCGGACATCGTCGGCGCGGTCGAGGACGTGCTCGTCGACCACGGCCACGACCGCGTGGTCTTCGAGCCGCGCACGCACCTGGTGCCGGACAACGGCGGCAAGGGCCACTTCAACGTGCTGCGCGGGCACCTGTCCTCGCAGCAGGTCAGCGGGGTCAAGGTGGTCGGCGACTTCGTCACCAACTTCGAGCGCGGCCTGCCCAGCGAGATGGCGCTGATCCTGCTGCTCGACCCGGACACCGGCATGCCGAAGGCCATCGTGGACGGCACGATGATCACCGACGCGCGCACCGGCGCGATGACCGCGGTCGGCGCGAAGTACCTGGCGCGCCGGGATTCCCGCGTGCTGGGACACATCGGCGCGCGGGGTACCGCGTGGTGGAACGTGGTGCTGCTGGACTCGCTGTTCGACTTCGCCGAGATCCGGGTGACCAGCAAGCGGCCGGAGTCGCGGGAGGCGTTCGGGGCGAAGCTGAGCGAGCACCTCGGCAAGCCGGTGCGGGTGCTCGACAACGCCGCGGACACCCTGGACGGCGCCGACATCATGGTCGAGGCGTCCCGGCTGGTCGAGCCGGAAGCGCTGGTGCGCAAGGAGTTCCTGCGGCCGGGCAGCTTCCTGGTGCCCTACGGCACGATCAGCGCGCTGGAACTGGACCTGCTCGACGCGATCGACAAGGTCGTGGTGGACAACTGGCGTGAATCCCGGTCGGGCAACCCGAAGTTCGGCGCGCTGCGGCCGCAGCTCAACGCCGGACTGCTCACCGAGGACCGGGTGCACGCCGAAATCGGTGAGGTGGTCGCGGGCAAGCGCCCGGGCCGGGAAGGCGACGACGAGCGCATCCTCTTCTGGCATCGTGGACTGTCCACAACGGACCTGTCGGTGGCGAACATGATCCTCAAGCGGGCCGAGGCGGCCGACGTCGGCACCATGCTGCCCTACCGATGA
- a CDS encoding ABC transporter permease, giving the protein MRAPFATQSDRPLFEWRWVERNADNIVTRFTEHLSLTATALGIGLVLSIGLAVLSLRWRWFYPVALSTAGALYVIPSLGAFALLVPFTGLSFTTAVIPLATYTLLILVRNIVTGVQQVPTEVREAAIGMGFTRANLLFKVELPLALPVVIAGLRVAAVTTIGLVTVTSMLGMGGLGFFIRQGIQTTTPNPTAIIVGIGLSIVLAVLVDLLLWLSERALAPWTRKARA; this is encoded by the coding sequence GTGCGAGCCCCCTTCGCTACTCAAAGCGATCGGCCCCTGTTCGAATGGCGCTGGGTCGAGCGCAACGCGGACAACATCGTCACGCGCTTCACCGAGCACCTCTCGCTGACCGCCACCGCGCTCGGCATCGGGCTGGTGCTCTCCATCGGCCTGGCCGTGCTGTCCCTGCGCTGGCGCTGGTTCTACCCGGTCGCGCTGAGCACGGCCGGCGCGCTGTACGTCATCCCGAGCCTCGGCGCCTTCGCGCTGCTCGTGCCGTTCACCGGGCTGTCGTTCACCACCGCGGTGATCCCGCTGGCCACCTACACCCTGCTCATCCTGGTCCGGAACATCGTCACCGGCGTGCAGCAGGTGCCGACCGAAGTCCGCGAAGCCGCCATCGGCATGGGCTTCACCCGGGCGAACCTGTTGTTCAAGGTGGAGCTCCCGCTGGCGCTGCCGGTGGTCATCGCCGGGCTCCGGGTGGCCGCGGTGACCACCATCGGCCTGGTCACCGTCACCTCCATGCTCGGCATGGGCGGCCTCGGCTTCTTCATCCGCCAGGGCATCCAGACCACCACGCCGAACCCGACCGCGATCATCGTCGGCATCGGCCTGTCCATCGTGCTCGCCGTGCTGGTCGACCTGCTGCTGTGGCTGAGCGAACGCGCACTCGCGCCCTGGACGCGGAAGGCCCGCGCATGA
- a CDS encoding methyltransferase domain-containing protein: MALERSQALAARLRRSGVLTERAWVEAFAAVPRELFVRRFFAAAGDGWRAVAAGDDGWLDQVYSDQVLVTQLDGDDSAWDRARADGPLPGTPTCSSSMPTIMAIMLEELHTGDRARVLEVGTGTGYNTALLCHRVGAPNVSTVDIDPALVRTATAALAEAGHHPECVTGDGARGLPGSAPFDRVLCTCAVSTIPPDWVAQTRPGGLIVTTLNRPIGAGLVRLVAEEGTLAYGRVLAKDGRFMPLRAHRLADPARLLSDIGDARETRRTSLPVSAVLSPSSPLEFFASLALEGVLPAYPGETGVVYLVHPDGSWVRHAEENGRLVVSQGGPRNLWDLAEQARVRWRKLGKPGRARFGVTVDGDRQEFWLDDPGSRHRWPLGG; encoded by the coding sequence ATGGCACTCGAGCGGAGCCAGGCGCTGGCCGCCCGCCTGCGGCGGTCCGGTGTGCTGACCGAGCGCGCCTGGGTCGAGGCCTTCGCCGCGGTGCCGCGCGAACTGTTCGTGCGGCGGTTCTTCGCCGCGGCGGGCGACGGCTGGCGCGCGGTCGCCGCGGGCGACGACGGCTGGCTCGACCAGGTCTACTCCGACCAGGTGCTGGTCACCCAGCTCGACGGCGACGACTCGGCGTGGGACCGGGCCCGCGCGGACGGCCCGCTGCCCGGCACGCCGACCTGTTCCTCCAGCATGCCGACGATCATGGCGATCATGCTGGAGGAGCTGCACACCGGCGACCGGGCGCGGGTGCTGGAGGTGGGCACCGGCACCGGGTACAACACCGCGCTGCTGTGCCACCGCGTCGGCGCTCCGAACGTGTCCACTGTGGACATCGACCCGGCGCTGGTGCGGACCGCCACCGCCGCGCTCGCCGAAGCCGGTCACCACCCGGAGTGCGTCACCGGCGACGGGGCGCGCGGGCTGCCCGGCAGTGCGCCGTTCGACCGCGTGCTCTGCACCTGCGCGGTGTCCACCATCCCGCCGGACTGGGTGGCGCAGACGCGCCCGGGCGGGCTGATCGTCACCACGCTGAACCGGCCGATCGGCGCGGGACTGGTCCGGCTGGTCGCCGAGGAGGGCACCCTTGCCTACGGCCGGGTGCTGGCGAAGGACGGCCGCTTCATGCCGTTGCGGGCCCATCGGCTCGCCGACCCGGCCAGGCTGCTGTCCGATATCGGCGACGCCCGCGAAACGCGCCGCACCTCGTTGCCGGTCTCGGCGGTGCTGAGCCCGTCGAGTCCGCTGGAGTTCTTCGCGAGCCTGGCGCTGGAGGGCGTTTTACCCGCCTACCCCGGGGAAACGGGCGTCGTCTACCTGGTGCACCCCGACGGTTCCTGGGTTCGGCACGCCGAGGAGAACGGCCGGTTGGTGGTGTCGCAGGGCGGGCCGCGCAACCTCTGGGACCTCGCCGAACAGGCCCGTGTGCGCTGGCGCAAGCTCGGCAAGCCCGGCCGCGCGCGCTTCGGTGTCACCGTCGACGGCGACCGGCAGGAGTTCTGGCTGGACGACCCGGGCAGCCGGCACCGGTGGCCGTTAGGCGGGTAG
- a CDS encoding ABC transporter substrate-binding protein, with amino-acid sequence MRRTFRLAAVLAAATLGLTACGGGDTGSTAESKGGAPIVLASFNFTDSTILAELYGNALEAKGYPVERKLNLGSRELIYPSLQKGELHFLPEYQGAAIVNGFNETAPKDAAAEHAKLTELFAPSNIGLLNYAPAENKNTYLVKADLAQSQGLAKISDLKKLPNVVVAGGPECEKRSTCFAGIRDTYGVNATFQAVQEAGPRVEQLRSGAVTVIPVDSVNPLVVDPAFKALEDDLSIVPTENVVPAVAKKVLDERGPDFAAVVNAVSAKLTTDELRGLNKLVDSDGELPADVAKEWLTNQGLI; translated from the coding sequence ATGCGCAGGACATTCCGACTGGCCGCCGTACTGGCCGCCGCGACGCTCGGCCTGACCGCCTGCGGCGGCGGGGACACCGGCAGCACCGCCGAGAGCAAGGGCGGCGCACCGATCGTGCTCGCGTCCTTCAACTTCACCGACAGCACCATTCTCGCCGAGCTGTACGGCAACGCGCTGGAGGCGAAGGGCTACCCGGTCGAACGCAAGCTGAACCTCGGCTCGCGCGAGCTGATCTACCCGTCGCTGCAGAAGGGCGAGCTGCACTTCCTCCCCGAGTACCAGGGCGCGGCGATCGTGAACGGGTTCAACGAGACCGCGCCGAAGGACGCCGCCGCCGAGCACGCGAAGCTGACCGAGCTGTTCGCGCCGTCGAACATCGGGCTGCTGAACTACGCGCCCGCGGAGAACAAGAACACCTACCTGGTGAAGGCGGACCTGGCGCAGTCGCAGGGGCTGGCGAAGATCAGCGACCTGAAGAAGCTGCCGAACGTGGTCGTCGCCGGTGGGCCGGAGTGCGAGAAGCGGTCGACCTGCTTCGCCGGCATCCGCGACACGTACGGGGTCAACGCCACCTTCCAGGCGGTGCAGGAGGCCGGGCCGCGGGTGGAGCAGCTGCGCTCGGGCGCGGTCACGGTGATCCCGGTCGACTCGGTGAACCCGCTGGTGGTGGACCCGGCGTTCAAGGCGCTGGAGGACGACCTGTCGATCGTGCCCACCGAGAACGTGGTGCCCGCGGTGGCGAAGAAGGTGCTCGACGAGCGCGGCCCGGACTTCGCCGCGGTGGTCAACGCGGTGAGCGCGAAGTTGACCACCGACGAGCTGCGGGGCCTGAACAAGCTCGTCGACTCCGACGGTGAACTGCCCGCCGACGTGGCCAAGGAATGGCTGACCAACCAGGGGTTGATCTAG
- a CDS encoding NADP-dependent oxidoreductase: MTAPTEATEIRLAARPHGRPTPSDFSIVDTEVPSPGPGQILVRNEFISVDPYMRGRMSEAKSYAEPYELGKVMHGGAAGEVVESTVDDFKPGDKVVHQLGWRSHAVLDAKHAVKVDANLAPLSSYLGVLGMTGLTAWVGLHEIAHFTPADTVFISGAAGAVGSVAGQLAKLKGAKRVIGSAGSAEKVRWLTEELGFDAAFNYKDGPVAAQLAEAAPDGIDLYFDNVGGEHLEAAIESSNLHARFAVCGMISTYNDTEAAPGPRNLMKIVGKRLNIQGFLVFDHNAKQPEFVAEVAPLVAGGQLKYSETVVDGIRNAPQAFIDLLGGANTGKMLVRV, translated from the coding sequence GTGACCGCACCGACCGAGGCGACCGAGATCCGGCTCGCCGCCCGCCCGCACGGCCGTCCGACCCCGTCGGACTTCTCCATTGTGGACACCGAGGTCCCGTCGCCGGGGCCCGGGCAGATCCTGGTGCGCAACGAGTTCATCAGCGTGGACCCGTACATGCGTGGCCGGATGTCCGAGGCGAAGTCCTACGCCGAGCCGTACGAGCTGGGCAAGGTGATGCACGGCGGCGCCGCCGGCGAGGTGGTCGAGTCCACTGTGGACGACTTCAAGCCGGGCGACAAGGTGGTGCACCAGCTCGGCTGGCGCAGCCACGCCGTGCTGGACGCGAAGCACGCGGTGAAGGTCGACGCGAACCTGGCGCCGTTGAGCAGCTACCTCGGCGTGCTCGGCATGACCGGGCTCACCGCCTGGGTCGGCCTGCACGAGATCGCGCACTTCACCCCGGCGGACACCGTGTTCATCTCGGGCGCGGCCGGTGCGGTCGGCTCGGTGGCCGGTCAGCTGGCGAAGCTCAAGGGCGCGAAGCGGGTGATCGGCAGCGCCGGTTCCGCGGAGAAGGTCCGCTGGCTGACCGAGGAACTCGGCTTCGACGCGGCGTTCAACTACAAGGACGGGCCGGTCGCGGCGCAGCTGGCCGAGGCCGCGCCGGACGGGATCGACCTGTACTTCGACAACGTCGGCGGGGAACACCTCGAAGCGGCGATCGAGTCGTCGAACCTGCACGCGCGCTTCGCGGTGTGCGGCATGATCTCGACCTACAACGACACCGAGGCCGCGCCCGGGCCCCGGAACCTGATGAAGATCGTCGGGAAGCGGTTGAACATCCAGGGTTTCCTGGTCTTCGACCACAACGCCAAGCAGCCGGAGTTCGTCGCCGAGGTGGCGCCGCTGGTGGCCGGCGGGCAGCTGAAGTACTCCGAAACCGTGGTGGACGGTATCCGCAACGCGCCGCAGGCCTTCATCGATCTGCTGGGCGGCGCCAACACCGGGAAGATGCTGGTCCGTGTCTGA
- a CDS encoding helix-turn-helix domain-containing protein: MDKVADIASDIGEYIKQQRNSAKISLRQLSKLAGVSNPYLSQIERGVRKPSAEILQQIAKGLRISAEALYVQAGILDLPKGGPVGDAIRADPELSERQKQVLLDVYESFRRENHVAEAATKPPATAGETGTSKE; the protein is encoded by the coding sequence ATGGACAAGGTCGCGGACATCGCTTCCGACATCGGCGAGTACATCAAGCAGCAGCGCAACAGCGCGAAGATCTCGTTGCGCCAGCTGTCGAAGCTCGCCGGCGTGTCCAACCCGTACTTGAGCCAGATCGAGCGCGGGGTCCGCAAGCCGAGCGCGGAGATCCTGCAGCAGATCGCGAAGGGTCTGCGCATCTCCGCCGAAGCGCTCTACGTGCAGGCCGGGATCCTCGACCTGCCGAAGGGCGGACCGGTCGGCGACGCCATCCGCGCCGATCCGGAGCTCAGCGAACGGCAGAAGCAGGTCCTGCTCGACGTGTACGAGTCGTTCCGCCGCGAGAACCACGTGGCGGAGGCGGCCACCAAGCCACCAGCCACCGCTGGCGAAACCGGAACCAGCAAGGAGTGA
- a CDS encoding aromatic amino acid lyase, translating into MITAPEDLDAAAIVAVAEGKHVELAPGLLASLAANRAAVLDALTAAARPVYGVNTGMGRMVDVVLSAEEQAGHQRRLLIGRAVGGPPWLPERDVRALFAVRLRGMLLPSTGASAEAVEFLVDRLGDGFVPAVPRDGIGSAGEILPLSHAFQTFVGIGRMLDGQSAVDALAERGVQPYQPGPKEGLTFIQGTPIAITHAILRGAEANQVVDRFAAAEFPVKPGTVQPPVSARVGARATAHARRVLAELAEEVERALVVTDSPAFLDGEFVSTDVFHGSDLGLRMDAVSAALAHLGEIGVQRLHRLLDERFSGLNPQLAVTPGPQTGLTPLHKRAVGELHALRRLAAPATLGSIDTSNGQEDVQAFACAAGEQLRAAVERLLVITACEHIGLAQAAFLRGEPTGLIDPLTEDRPLGPELEALVRKWSPWRDSAARSA; encoded by the coding sequence ATGATCACCGCGCCCGAAGACCTCGACGCCGCCGCGATCGTCGCGGTGGCGGAAGGAAAGCACGTCGAACTGGCGCCGGGGTTGCTGGCCTCGCTGGCGGCGAACCGGGCCGCGGTGCTCGACGCGCTGACCGCCGCCGCGCGTCCCGTCTACGGCGTGAACACCGGCATGGGGCGCATGGTGGACGTGGTGCTGTCGGCCGAGGAACAGGCCGGGCACCAGCGCCGCCTGCTGATCGGACGGGCCGTCGGCGGACCGCCGTGGTTGCCGGAACGCGATGTCCGCGCGCTGTTCGCCGTACGCCTGCGCGGAATGCTGCTGCCGTCCACCGGCGCGAGCGCGGAAGCGGTGGAGTTCCTGGTGGACCGGCTCGGCGACGGGTTCGTCCCGGCCGTACCGCGTGACGGAATCGGCAGCGCGGGCGAGATCCTGCCGCTGAGCCACGCGTTCCAGACGTTCGTCGGGATCGGACGGATGCTCGACGGCCAGTCCGCCGTGGACGCGCTTGCGGAGCGTGGGGTCCAGCCGTACCAGCCGGGGCCGAAGGAGGGGCTGACCTTCATCCAGGGCACCCCGATCGCGATCACGCACGCGATTCTCCGTGGCGCGGAAGCAAACCAGGTGGTGGACCGGTTCGCGGCGGCGGAGTTCCCGGTCAAACCGGGGACCGTGCAGCCGCCGGTCTCGGCGCGGGTGGGCGCCCGCGCCACCGCGCACGCCCGCCGCGTGCTCGCCGAGTTGGCCGAGGAGGTCGAACGCGCGCTGGTGGTCACCGACTCGCCCGCCTTCCTGGACGGCGAGTTCGTCTCCACCGACGTGTTCCACGGCTCGGACCTCGGGCTCCGGATGGACGCGGTGAGCGCGGCGCTCGCGCACCTCGGGGAGATCGGCGTCCAGCGACTGCACCGCCTGCTCGACGAGCGCTTCAGCGGGCTCAACCCGCAGCTGGCGGTGACCCCGGGACCGCAGACCGGCCTCACCCCGCTGCACAAGCGGGCGGTCGGGGAACTGCACGCACTGCGACGGCTCGCCGCCCCCGCGACGCTCGGCTCGATCGACACCTCCAACGGTCAGGAGGACGTGCAAGCGTTTGCCTGTGCGGCCGGGGAGCAGTTGCGCGCGGCCGTCGAGCGGCTGCTGGTGATCACCGCGTGTGAGCACATCGGACTCGCGCAGGCGGCTTTCCTGCGGGGTGAACCGACCGGGCTGATCGACCCGCTGACCGAGGACCGGCCGCTCGGGCCGGAACTCGAAGCGCTGGTCAGGAAATGGTCGCCTTGGCGCGACTCGGCAGCTCGTTCCGCGTGA
- a CDS encoding AAA family ATPase, whose amino-acid sequence MLDLKICPACGDRGDHPVTAGAELACARCGHHWPFRRLPLFALTGPSGAGKSTVGPRLAEKLSGRVVALEQDVLWTGVLRENSPDGYGHGAFRSTWLRMAAMIHQSGRPVVLCGTVAPPEFEPLPERAYFDPIHYLAFVAEPDALAERLRARPAWREWDEPRIAEMLEFNDWLRASAATLDPPVELFDTTRATIDDAVDHALAWIEKRLPA is encoded by the coding sequence GTGCTCGACCTGAAGATCTGCCCGGCGTGTGGTGACCGGGGCGACCACCCGGTCACCGCCGGCGCCGAACTGGCGTGCGCGCGCTGCGGTCACCACTGGCCGTTCCGCAGGCTGCCGCTGTTCGCGCTCACCGGGCCCAGCGGCGCGGGCAAGTCCACCGTCGGCCCCCGGCTGGCGGAGAAGCTGAGCGGCCGGGTGGTCGCGCTGGAGCAGGACGTGCTCTGGACCGGCGTGCTGCGCGAGAACTCGCCTGACGGGTACGGCCACGGCGCGTTCCGCTCCACCTGGCTCCGGATGGCCGCGATGATCCACCAGAGCGGGCGCCCGGTGGTGCTCTGCGGCACGGTGGCGCCACCGGAGTTCGAGCCGCTGCCCGAGCGCGCCTACTTCGATCCCATCCACTACCTCGCCTTCGTCGCCGAACCGGACGCGCTGGCCGAGCGGCTGCGCGCGCGACCGGCCTGGCGCGAATGGGACGAGCCGCGGATCGCGGAGATGCTGGAGTTCAACGACTGGCTGCGTGCCTCGGCGGCCACGCTCGACCCGCCGGTGGAGTTGTTCGACACCACCCGCGCCACCATCGACGACGCGGTCGACCACGCCCTCGCCTGGATCGAAAAGCGCCTACCCGCCTAA
- a CDS encoding YbaK/EbsC family protein: MTTWTIAGSLSVEPATQRTDLLAEPVAKALAAIEHEVGVASIDPELADTAAFCEAYGSPLAASANCVVVSGKRAGEVRYAAAMVLATTRADVNNVIKRRLDVRKASFAPMAEAVELTGMEYGGITPVGLPEGWPILVDKAVAEAPELVIGSGVRGSKLLVSGALLASLPGAEVIEDLGKPVAG; encoded by the coding sequence GTGACCACCTGGACCATCGCCGGTTCCCTTTCGGTCGAACCGGCCACGCAGCGCACCGATCTGCTCGCCGAGCCCGTGGCCAAGGCACTGGCCGCCATCGAGCACGAGGTGGGCGTCGCCTCGATCGATCCCGAACTCGCCGACACGGCCGCCTTCTGCGAGGCCTACGGCTCCCCGCTCGCCGCTTCCGCCAACTGCGTGGTGGTCTCGGGCAAGCGCGCCGGCGAGGTCCGCTACGCCGCGGCCATGGTGCTCGCCACCACTCGCGCAGACGTGAACAACGTGATCAAGCGGCGGCTCGACGTTCGCAAGGCGAGCTTCGCGCCGATGGCCGAGGCGGTGGAGCTGACCGGGATGGAGTACGGCGGCATCACCCCGGTCGGGCTGCCCGAGGGCTGGCCGATCCTGGTGGACAAGGCCGTGGCCGAGGCACCCGAGCTGGTGATCGGCAGCGGCGTCCGCGGCAGCAAGCTGCTCGTCTCGGGGGCGCTGCTGGCGTCGCTGCCCGGCGCGGAGGTCATCGAGGACCTCGGCAAACCGGTAGCAGGCTGA
- a CDS encoding DUF2516 family protein yields MPLIAGWIVDIIHWAGVVAGAFAFLHSLTQRADAYTAADRKTKPIWMAITGGSTAAMALFGFYGPGMIFWLAGLVASLVYIVDVRPKLIEVQRGGHNW; encoded by the coding sequence GTGCCGTTAATCGCAGGGTGGATCGTGGACATCATCCACTGGGCCGGGGTGGTGGCTGGTGCGTTCGCGTTCCTGCACTCGCTGACCCAGCGGGCGGACGCCTACACCGCGGCGGACCGCAAGACCAAGCCGATCTGGATGGCCATCACCGGTGGCAGCACCGCGGCGATGGCGTTGTTCGGCTTCTACGGGCCGGGCATGATCTTCTGGCTGGCCGGGCTGGTCGCCTCGCTGGTCTACATAGTGGACGTCCGGCCGAAGCTGATCGAGGTCCAGCGCGGCGGCCACAACTGGTGA
- a CDS encoding SRPBCC family protein — MGKVTATAERKIDAPVEKVRELVADYTARPTILTEQYRDYEVVEGGTGAGTVAKWKLQATSKRVRDVAATVSEPTPGTLVETDANSTMVTTWTVREVGEGSLVRIETSWTGAGGIGGFFEKTFAPGGLKRIYDGVLQNLEKAV; from the coding sequence ATGGGCAAGGTCACCGCCACCGCGGAGCGCAAGATCGACGCGCCGGTGGAGAAGGTGCGCGAGCTGGTCGCCGACTACACCGCGCGGCCGACCATCCTCACCGAGCAGTACCGCGACTACGAGGTCGTCGAGGGCGGCACCGGGGCGGGCACCGTGGCCAAGTGGAAGCTGCAGGCGACCTCGAAGCGCGTGCGCGACGTCGCGGCCACCGTGTCCGAGCCCACCCCCGGCACCCTGGTCGAGACGGACGCCAACTCCACCATGGTGACCACCTGGACCGTGCGCGAGGTCGGCGAGGGCAGCCTGGTCCGGATCGAGACCAGCTGGACCGGCGCGGGCGGCATCGGCGGCTTCTTCGAGAAGACCTTCGCGCCCGGCGGGCTCAAGCGCATCTACGACGGCGTGCTGCAGAACCTCGAGAAAGCGGTCTGA
- a CDS encoding YbaK/EbsC family protein, with amino-acid sequence MTRTWTIAGSLTVEPAIERTELLADPVAKALTELEGEVGVAEIDPGLADTAALCAAYSFPLSAAANCVVLSGKRTGEVRYAAAMVLATTRVNNAIKRRIDVRKISFAPMAEAVELTGMEYGGITPIGLPGDWPILVDKAVAEAPELVLGSGIRGSKLLVSGALVASLPGAEVVEGLGR; translated from the coding sequence GTGACCCGCACTTGGACCATCGCCGGTTCCCTCACCGTCGAACCGGCCATCGAGCGCACCGAACTCCTCGCCGACCCCGTCGCCAAGGCGCTGACCGAGCTCGAGGGCGAGGTGGGCGTCGCGGAGATCGACCCCGGCCTCGCCGACACCGCGGCCCTCTGCGCCGCCTACTCCTTCCCGCTGTCCGCCGCCGCCAACTGCGTGGTGCTCTCCGGCAAGCGCACCGGGGAGGTTCGCTACGCTGCGGCGATGGTGCTCGCCACGACCCGCGTGAACAACGCGATCAAGCGCCGGATCGACGTGCGCAAGATCAGCTTCGCGCCGATGGCCGAGGCGGTGGAGCTGACCGGGATGGAGTACGGCGGCATCACCCCGATCGGCCTGCCCGGCGACTGGCCGATCCTGGTGGACAAGGCCGTGGCCGAGGCGCCCGAGCTGGTGCTCGGCAGCGGGATCCGGGGTAGCAAGCTGCTGGTCTCCGGGGCCTTGGTGGCCTCGCTGCCGGGCGCGGAAGTGGTGGAGGGCTTGGGCAGGTGA
- a CDS encoding ABC transporter permease — MNVFDQLTAWLGQPGRWSFTDSAGIPYRTVEHLGFSLLSLAVAAVLTIPLALWLAHYRKAAFLASSAVNIGRAIPSFGLIILFWFLASRWEVDTTFWPLLIALVALALPPLFTNTYAGVTTLDQAPVDAARGTGYTETQIMLRIELPLALPVVLAGARVAFLQLVATVAIGAIVNDGGGLGRYIVDGFAQGAGGYGEILGGGIAVIVLALVCEAVFSLITRFAVPRGLRLTRNELPSRAKATIS; from the coding sequence ATGAACGTCTTCGACCAGCTCACCGCCTGGCTCGGGCAGCCGGGCCGCTGGAGCTTCACCGATTCGGCGGGCATCCCGTACCGGACCGTCGAGCACCTGGGCTTCTCGCTGCTGTCGCTGGCCGTCGCCGCGGTGCTGACCATCCCGCTCGCGCTCTGGCTCGCGCACTACCGCAAGGCCGCCTTCCTCGCCTCCAGCGCGGTGAACATCGGCCGGGCCATCCCGAGCTTCGGGCTGATCATCCTGTTCTGGTTCCTGGCCAGCCGCTGGGAGGTCGACACCACCTTCTGGCCGTTGCTGATCGCGCTGGTCGCGCTCGCCCTGCCACCGCTGTTCACCAACACCTACGCCGGCGTGACCACGCTCGACCAGGCCCCGGTCGACGCGGCACGCGGCACCGGCTACACCGAGACCCAGATCATGCTGCGCATCGAACTGCCGCTGGCGCTGCCGGTGGTGCTCGCCGGTGCCCGCGTGGCGTTCCTGCAGCTGGTGGCCACCGTCGCGATCGGCGCGATCGTGAACGACGGCGGCGGCCTCGGCCGCTACATCGTCGACGGGTTCGCGCAGGGCGCCGGTGGTTACGGCGAGATCCTCGGCGGCGGGATCGCGGTGATCGTGCTGGCGCTGGTCTGCGAAGCCGTGTTCTCCCTGATCACCCGGTTCGCCGTGCCGCGCGGGCTCCGGCTCACGCGGAACGAGCTGCCGAGTCGCGCCAAGGCGACCATTTCCTGA